The segment GCATTCTCCTCGGCGTGTATGCACAAACAGGTGGCGAGCCCGACGCCCGAACTGTTCCCCTCGTTGCAGCGGGGGCATCCTCCGTCGGCGCAGTTGCGGATGCCCCGCGGCGTGCCATTGTAGCCGGTGCTGATGACACGGCGCTCCCTCCCGACAAGGACGCACCCGACACGACGCTTCATGCAGTTGGAGCGCTGGGCCGCCAGCGACGCCAGGGCCATAAAGTACGTGTCCCAGCCGGGGCGGAGCCGGTCGGGGTTGGGGATGTCGAGCTTGCCCAGCGTGGCATACAGGTGGGcgagcgacgacgacgtgtTGAGCAGCCTGACCGTGGCGCGGGAGATGAGGGGCTGGAAGCCGCCGTGGGCGTCGTATAAGTGAGCGTCGCTGCGGGAGACaaagtcgtcgagggcaaTGTCTGATTCTCCGGGCACCTTGGCTCGCTGCTGGAACCGCCGCCACCGGACGGTGAGGGGTGCGTCAATGGAcaggaggaggaagaaaggGCGGCGCACGAAAACGTCGAGCACGGCCTCGGTGGGTATGTCAGTTGTCACGAAGCGGCCTCGCCAGCGGAGAGTGACAAAGTCGAGGAGCGCTTCAGGTGAGGCGAATGTATGCTGTTCCGTTTGTGGCCTCAGCGTCAGTGATGTATCAGATGCAGAGTGGCGGCCGTTTTTGGTCGTGAGAGCACTGAAGTTCAAGGCACCGCTGAATGCCGCGGCCGACGAAGACGACTGGGAACTCGCAGATTCAGACGACGGGGTTTGCTCATCCCCGTTGGATGAGGTGCGGTTCTCCTTGGGCGGCTCCAGGTAGAGGTGTTTGAAGCCGTGGTGCTCAACGAGATATTGGGCGACGGTCTTCTTGCCTGAGCAAATGCCTGCGTTTTGCGTTAGGACGAACAACGGGCTCACGCGCCCCTTCTGTGCAAATGATTCTCACCTCCGCAGATGCCGATAAGCATCTTGACCGCGTTACCGTGGCACAAATCGGTCTTGCAGACCTGTGTGATCAATGACGTTGAGTCCAGCGCTCAACAGCTCAACAATGGAAGGATCTCGCGCGGTCAAAGAAGTCGTGTCGTGTCGGTGGGGTTCGCGTGGTCGCCCACATTGGCCAAGGGTCCTTTCAACGGCTCACTTTACCGAGATCTGCGTATGTATTAAGCGGCAAATGGCAACACTATATTGGTCACCAAAAAAGGCCCTTTTTGAGCGTCACCAGGGGAAATCGTGATATGGGCGGCCCAAATCTACACCCGCCTTATTCGATATCGCGAATATCGCTTCtgtatactccgtagcgAGTATAGACATGGAGCAAATTGCCACTTTGGTCAAAGTGACATAAAGCCCACCCTTTGGCAACGACGGTTGTATTCTGTTATATATGCTATGCACGACCGCGGAATAGTAGGCATAAACAGTTCTCTTCGTGAATATTCAAAGTGAGAGCCTCGAACAAAGTCGTCGTGTTAAACATATTGGGCATGAGATGTGACTGAGTGTGTAATTTACAACATACAATCTACCCACGCCAGCATTCGAAACCAAAATGCGCCGCGATGAATACTTCTAAAGACAAACAATAATGCTGGTATTGCAGATGCACCAAGTAGCGAATCGCACGGCAAAAAGTAAAGACGGAATGCAAAAATAGAAACCTTCTCCGGTACAGGGAATCGAACCCTGGGCTGCTCGGTAACAATACACGATAAGGATAATTGAGAGCGAGCGATGTTAGCCACTACACCATACCGGATGATCTTGTTGCTTTGTTGAAACGGTCGagcttatttatttaattaaagcgTTCTACATAGTGCCGCTAAGCCCAAGCAAGACCCGCCATCCCAgcctacctacttaagtaccgTTCGAAATTGTTTAAATTGTGTGGTGGGACGTTTTACCCATCTGCGACTTTCCCGTTCAACTAGACTTTCTTGCACTTGCAGCTCATCATGCCGCCTACTTTGTAAGTATGCAAGTTCAAACACCGCAAATGGCACAGAGTACATGTACTAGTTGAACTTTCCGGCCACTCCCCGGCCTGGCTCTAACCCCGCGGCGGGGCACAGCTCGATGCCTCTAGCCTGGTCGCAGGCGCCAGCCctgcacatgtctggtgcagcAAACAACCCGGTTTCCGCAATCATCAGCCTGACACGCAGCTCGTGATGACTCTCTTTGTCATATGACAACCTCGACTATCAACATATCACGGCACCGAttttccatctccatctttgaCTTTCCACTCCTTGCACGAAAAATATCTTGCTCTCGACCACCAGGAAATAAAGCTAATCGATTTACTCCTTGACACGCACACGTCTCATCTGCCCCGCAGCGCGGATTTGTCTGCCACAGACGTCTCATCAACTACATTGGCAGCGAATCTCGTGAGACAATCACATACACGGCGCCGCGATTCACTATGGCCACGCCTCTCCAGTTTGCGACGTTTACGTCGGAGATTGAGCTACCCTTTTATTCGGCTCTTTTTGCCTCCAAGCTCGACTATGACAAGCTGGATGACTCTGCGAGAAACGTGCTCGGTTTGTATGAGTCGAGAGTTGAGGAACCACAGGCTAGCTGCAAGATGCAGATCCTAGGTAATGCCCTAACCAACCAAAAGTGAGTTTTCGCATTTTCATATACCGGAATGGCTTCCAGAAAGCTGAACAGTCTGATGCAGCGCACCTCTAGGCACAGCCAGAGGAGAAGGCATTATCAAGAATGTCAATACCCTGGAGCGGTTCAAGACGACGGATAAAACCGAGATGATTAGGAAAGCCGGGAGACAGGCACGTTGACACGAGCGCTACTATTTACCTGTCGACCGCATTACTGACGAACATAGATCTGGGACGCAATCAACGACGGTACCATCTACTCTGTGCCATCGCTTCTCTCATCTTTTGTCATCCTCTCGTACGCGGATCTCAAGAAATACAAGTTTACGTATTGGTTCGCGTTCCCAGCCTTACATTCAGACCCCCAATGGAAGCGGACCGGACCTGTTGAACGCTTCACCGCCGATGAAAGCACAGAACTGGTCGACAGGGTTGGGACGTGGCGATATAGCGTTGACAGTCGTCAACATGGGTTTTTTCTCGCGAAAAAGGTTCGTGGTCAGGAGATCCAAACCGAAGATATCGAAGGCTTGAACAGTATAGGGTTTAGATGGGAAGTCAGCACATTGGGCAGTTTCGAGGAGggcttcttcaacgacatCCCCGAGGAGGATCGTTACGTCGCTTTCGTCGACCCATCCACCTACGCCGAAGGACCTGGCTGGCCACTTAGAAATCTCCTGGTTCTCATCCGACAGCGCTTCCGGGCGTCAAGGGCCAAGATTCTGTGCTACAGAGACACCTGGGCCCGAAGACACGAAGCCAGGAGTGTCGTGCTCCCCATCGAAATGGACTCCGTAGAAACGATGGAGATGAGAGAAATGCCCAAGGTTACGGGGTGGGAGAGGTCGCGAAACGGAAAGCTTCAAGCCCAGCAGGCAAATCTCGCAGACTACATGGACCCGACGAGACTGGCTGATTCATCCGTCGACTTGAACCTGAAGCTGATGAAGTGGCGTCTCGCACCCGACCTTGACTTGGACCTTATCAAGAACACAAAATGTCTCCTGCTGGGAGCCGGAACACTGGGAGGCTACGTCTCGAGAAATTTGCTAGGCTGGGGTGTGAGGAAGGTGACATTCGTCGACTACGGCAGGGTCTCATACTCGAACCCCGTACGACAACCACTATTCGAGTTCAACGACTGCACAAATGGCGGGCAGCCAaaagcagcagccgcagcggCCATGCTGAAGCGCATCTACCCCGGTGTTGAAAGCGAAGGACATGCCCTCTCTGTGCCAATGCTTGGCCATGCATTTACAGACGAGGAAAAGACGAGGGCCGACTTGGAAAAGCTCGAAGGCTTGATTGAGGACCACGACGTTATTTTCCTGTTGATGGATACCCGTGAGTCGCGTTGGCTACCGACGGTGATAGGAAAGGCTCGAGCAAAGATTGTCATGAATGCCGCTCTTGGATTCGACTCTTATGTCGTCATGCGTCACGGAGCCGAGACGAGGGAGAACGGACAGACATCTCTCGGCTGTTACTTTTGCAACGACGTCGTGGCCCCAGCCGATGTAAGTCTACTCATCACCAGACCACGCTCCCCTTCCCCCTCACTCCTCACTTTCAATAGGAAAGATTATTAGATACTTACGACATGACAGTCAATGAAGGACCAGACCCTCGACCAGCAGTGTACAGTAACCCGGCCCGGCGTCGCAGCCATCGCATCTGCCCTCCTGGTCGAGCTGTTCACTAGTCTCCTCCAACACCCGCTCCGAAACCAGGCACCAGCACCCCAACATACGCCAGGAAGTATTCCCGACCGCGACCCTCCCAGCCATCCTTTAGGTCTGGTCCCCCACCAAATCCGCGGCTACGTATCTACGTTCCAAAACATGAATATCCGGGGTCAATCGTACGACTGCTGCAGCGCATGTAGTCCCAAGGTGTTAGACGCATATCGCACAGATGGATGGGGTTTTGTCAAGAGGGCACTGCAGGAGAAGGATTACGTTGCTGAGCTGTCCGGGTTGGTGGAGGTCCAGAGACGGGCAGAGGAGATGGCAGCCAATGTGGAttgggaagaagaagatgatgatcttgtcgaggacgGGGAGGGGGAATTACTTTGACCGTGACCGAGTTGGGGGTATTTTAGTGTTTTAGAAGGGGGCGCAGATGGGGGTTTTGGAGTCGGGCGTTTTGGTCAGATGGCGGTTTTGGTAATAGGCATGAACTCGAACTCGCTTGTGCGAGGTATCCTGGAATAGACAAAGTTCAAAGGACgcttcttgtcttgttctTGCATCGACCCGCGCCTAGTCTACAAGGGAAGCATGCCACATGGCATTTATGTACTATCCCTTTGGGTGTTTGAAGGTGCCGATTGCCTACCGGGCCCGCTTTGTCTGAGATACCTAGTAGATACCTGGTTTTGTGCGTATaaatatatatctttttattaatttttggttgtttcgctctgtagtcaaataaaattacacgcatggtacaagtatcgtgcaagcgtaaaatatatatatctttttatatatataaatataaataatacttatatcTTTATATAATCTcgtatattaatatatctcttatattaagatttttaattgGTTAACATCCTTGGTCGGTAcaaaatcggcaccttcgaaCACCCAAAGGGATGAACAGCCAGGACGCGCAAGCGAAGGGCTTCCACGCGGGCGGTGTCTTGTGTCGTTGGGTGATGAATGACGGAAAGATTGTGAACCCGTCCATTCATTGGCAGAGTCTAGGACTCTAGGGTGTCAAGGTTCAATGGACACGCACAAACTCGACGAGGCCCAATCTCGTACAAGGTGTGCCTGGTTCGGCGCAGGGGATAACCTTGGGTGCTGTGCAACCGTTTCCTAATGCCACTTGGtcctccgtacggagtaaacatgttgattttttatttatttatttatttatttttttgagTGGTGTAAACCCGGGCAGGACTTTGCATCATCGCCGATGACTCCGACCGGACTCAACCTGGTCTTTGGCAGTCTTGGCCCTCAGCTGCTGGGCTCCAAGTGGACCGCAGCATTTTGAAATGTCTGGGCACATAAACAGCTACCAGCGTAGTATCGTTGGAAGGCTCGGCgcatggccgaggccagcCGGTGTGTTGGTGGGGGTGGCAGGAGCGACGTGTTTTAAATGGCCGCTGCATAAATTAGGAAGCTAGGGCTGAAATGATGTCTCGCTCAGCCACCGGGGAAGAGAGACGGCGCATGccatgtacttaagtatgtaccTCCGTATCGTGTGGTTGGGACGGAGGTAAGGAATACCACGCTGCAACTGGCAAGCGTTGTGGTGCAGACGGGGTCTGATGCACCCGGTGCGCGCCGGAGGGAAAACTGCGCCAACAAATGTTCGCCCAACAGCGGGTCCGGTATTCAGATGCACTGCGCACTCGGACCGGCTGGGTGCCCGGCGAGCTATCGGTCTGGAGTCTGGCGGTGGAAGGGCCATCTGGGGATATAACGGATGGCTGGGGTTTGTCGACCCTTCTTAACCGGCGCATTTTGATTTTTTCCCCGGGGCTGTCAATTGACATGGCAGTCGCAGCTGATTGTGTCCTCATGTGCCGTGACACCATGACAAACATGCGCACAGCATatgtcatcatcatgatgAGGCCACCCTCTGCCGTCATGGAGCAAGGTAGCACTTGAGAGCTGCTGGCCCTGTCCCCAATTTGTGGCTTGTCTTCTTGGCACCAGGCTCATCTGTGGCTTGGCAGCGGTTAGATGGTGGATGTGTGGTTGCTGAAGACGCTAGTAATTGTAGCGTCAATTGCTGCACATATTGTGTGGCGGTGCaaatcaattgatccctgTCGTTGCATTTCGAAGGGGGACCGTGCCATGACGTATTGCAGATTGggcttacggagtacagactCTTGATCACTTGTGTGATTATTTGATTTTTTCCATCGGCACGGGGCCTCTGGAGCTTCGTGCCACATCTGGGAAGGCCGAGTTGTTGGAGGCGGGGTCGATTGGAGCGAACGTTTGAGGTTGTTGCTGAGACGAGACAGCAGTGTTGCCAGACTAGAGGGGTGAGGAGCTTTCTTGTCGCGCGACACAGCGTGGAAATCATGTTCCGAAGGGAAGCTCGCAAACTTGCTTATCCTGGCTCCATTTCCTTTCGGGAGCGAGTCGATGACGCAGGAGAAGGCTTGTGGGACGGGCGGCCGGGCTGGTTGGTGGCGAT is part of the Metarhizium brunneum chromosome 4, complete sequence genome and harbors:
- the DCTD gene encoding Deoxycytidylate deaminase produces the protein MLIGICGGICSGKKTVAQYLVEHHGFKHLYLEPPKENRTSSNGDEQTPSSESASSQSSSSAAAFSGALNFSALTTKNGRHSASDTSLTLRPQTEQHTFASPEALLDFVTLRWRGRFVTTDIPTEAVLDVFVRRPFFLLLSIDAPLTVRWRRFQQRAKVPGESDIALDDFVSRSDAHLYDAHGGFQPLISRATVRLLNTSSSLAHLYATLGKLDIPNPDRLRPGWDTYFMALASLAAQRSNCMKRRVGCVLVGRERRVISTGYNGTPRGIRNCADGGCPRCNEGNSSGVGLATCLCIHAEENALLEAGRERIRDGSVLYCDTCPCLTCSIKICQVGIGEVVYAHGYSMDKEAAAVFSQAGVKLRQFIPPPNGLIHLEKTELY
- the ATG7 gene encoding Ubiquitin-like modifier-activating enzyme ATG7 — protein: MATPLQFATFTSEIELPFYSALFASKLDYDKLDDSARNVLGLYESRVEEPQASCKMQILGNALTNQNAPLGTARGEGIIKNVNTLERFKTTDKTEMIRKAGRQIWDAINDGTIYSVPSLLSSFVILSYADLKKYKFTYWFAFPALHSDPQWKRTGPVERFTADESTELVDRVGTWRYSVDSRQHGFFLAKKVRGQEIQTEDIEGLNSIGFRWEVSTLGSFEEGFFNDIPEEDRYVAFVDPSTYAEGPGWPLRNLLVLIRQRFRASRAKILCYRDTWARRHEARSVVLPIEMDSVETMEMREMPKVTGWERSRNGKLQAQQANLADYMDPTRLADSSVDLNLKLMKWRLAPDLDLDLIKNTKCLLLGAGTLGGYVSRNLLGWGVRKVTFVDYGRVSYSNPVRQPLFEFNDCTNGGQPKAAAAAAMLKRIYPGVESEGHALSVPMLGHAFTDEEKTRADLEKLEGLIEDHDVIFLLMDTRESRWLPTVIGKARAKIVMNAALGFDSYVVMRHGAETRENGQTSLGCYFCNDVVAPADSMKDQTLDQQCTVTRPGVAAIASALLVELFTSLLQHPLRNQAPAPQHTPGSIPDRDPPSHPLGLVPHQIRGYVSTFQNMNIRGQSYDCCSACSPKVLDAYRTDGWGFVKRALQEKDYVAELSGLVEVQRRAEEMAANVDWEEEDDDLVEDGEGELL